The proteins below come from a single Ptychodera flava strain L36383 chromosome 6, AS_Pfla_20210202, whole genome shotgun sequence genomic window:
- the LOC139135565 gene encoding putative protein-lysine deacylase ABHD14B isoform X1 — protein sequence MSSEKHMRLPPALMNVSVNKPVLAGIVVAVIVIYIIWSSSYPSSESKMSTGIPEELKYKEDGTDAKIEVKDERINIEGATGEVFYRVAVDARQALKIRGNVLLLHGMKFSSEDWFKLKTIHQLAKFGYRVVAVDLPGFKNSKDSTLTAANDDFLRNLIKTLKVEPAVVVSPSMSGSFSLPLLMKDQSLFRGFVPVAPVDSDKYTRADYEKIKVPTMIVYGELDTTLGSQSLENLKNIPNSKVHMLPKAKHPAYLDQPDMWHEILYSFLQDLEHQKTN from the exons ATGTCATCTGAAAAACACATGCG CCTCCCTCCAGCCTTGATGAATGTAAGCGTAAACAAACCTGTGCTTGCAGGAATCGTAGTGGCAGTCATTGTCATCTATATCATTTGGAGCAGTTCCTACCCAAGCTCGGAAAGCAAGATGTCCACCGGAATCCCAGAAGAGCTCAAATACAAAGAGGACGGCACAGATGCCAAGATTGAGGTGAAGGACGAGAGAATAAACATCGAGGGCGCTACTGGAGAGGTGTTTTACAGGGTTGCTGTTGATGCAAGGCAGGCGCTCAAAATTCGTGGCAATGTGCTGCTACTTCACGGAATGAAGTTCTCATCAGAGGATTGGTTTAAACTGAAGACTATTCATCAGTTAGCAAAATTTGGTTACCGTGTTGTTGCCGTTGATTTGCCAG GTTTTAAGAACTCCAAGGATTCAACACTGACAGCGGCAAATGACGATTTCTTGCGAAACCTGATAAAAACACTGAAAGTGGAGCCTGCTGTGGTGGTGTCACCGTCGATGAGTGGAAGTTTCTCTCTGCCACTGCTAATGAAAGATCAAAGCCTTTTCCGTGGCTTTGTACCCGTGGCCCCGGTTGACTCGGACAAGTACACCAGAGCGGACTATGAAAAAATCAAG GTTCCAACCATGATTGTTTATGGTGAGCTGGATACAACCCTGGGTTCTCAGTCCCTGGAAAACCTTAAGAACATACCAAATAGCAAAGTGCACATGCTTCCAAAGGCCAAGCATCCGGCTTACTTAGATCAGCCAGACATGTGGCATGAGATTCTCTACTCATTTTTACAAGACTTAGAGCATCAGAAGACGAATTGA
- the LOC139135565 gene encoding putative protein-lysine deacylase ABHD14B isoform X2 produces the protein MNVSVNKPVLAGIVVAVIVIYIIWSSSYPSSESKMSTGIPEELKYKEDGTDAKIEVKDERINIEGATGEVFYRVAVDARQALKIRGNVLLLHGMKFSSEDWFKLKTIHQLAKFGYRVVAVDLPGFKNSKDSTLTAANDDFLRNLIKTLKVEPAVVVSPSMSGSFSLPLLMKDQSLFRGFVPVAPVDSDKYTRADYEKIKVPTMIVYGELDTTLGSQSLENLKNIPNSKVHMLPKAKHPAYLDQPDMWHEILYSFLQDLEHQKTN, from the exons ATGAATGTAAGCGTAAACAAACCTGTGCTTGCAGGAATCGTAGTGGCAGTCATTGTCATCTATATCATTTGGAGCAGTTCCTACCCAAGCTCGGAAAGCAAGATGTCCACCGGAATCCCAGAAGAGCTCAAATACAAAGAGGACGGCACAGATGCCAAGATTGAGGTGAAGGACGAGAGAATAAACATCGAGGGCGCTACTGGAGAGGTGTTTTACAGGGTTGCTGTTGATGCAAGGCAGGCGCTCAAAATTCGTGGCAATGTGCTGCTACTTCACGGAATGAAGTTCTCATCAGAGGATTGGTTTAAACTGAAGACTATTCATCAGTTAGCAAAATTTGGTTACCGTGTTGTTGCCGTTGATTTGCCAG GTTTTAAGAACTCCAAGGATTCAACACTGACAGCGGCAAATGACGATTTCTTGCGAAACCTGATAAAAACACTGAAAGTGGAGCCTGCTGTGGTGGTGTCACCGTCGATGAGTGGAAGTTTCTCTCTGCCACTGCTAATGAAAGATCAAAGCCTTTTCCGTGGCTTTGTACCCGTGGCCCCGGTTGACTCGGACAAGTACACCAGAGCGGACTATGAAAAAATCAAG GTTCCAACCATGATTGTTTATGGTGAGCTGGATACAACCCTGGGTTCTCAGTCCCTGGAAAACCTTAAGAACATACCAAATAGCAAAGTGCACATGCTTCCAAAGGCCAAGCATCCGGCTTACTTAGATCAGCCAGACATGTGGCATGAGATTCTCTACTCATTTTTACAAGACTTAGAGCATCAGAAGACGAATTGA